Proteins encoded within one genomic window of Mycolicibacterium aubagnense:
- a CDS encoding DUF3566 domain-containing protein, with the protein MSSPNEPGYTRTGDGPTSNSGPATGSGGGAHAADHGGEAPPWQRARTGAPVDGPAAVGHSLDDRLNRFVSGSGGSSSEAETTITPAITPDTPPPVPAVPGTGNVPPKPVRTAETVRTETRPDAAYASEIPDLSRQPQRRAGEPREPRSTVATVSPAPTRSAAPRSRAGARQDGPVRASMQVRRVDPWSVLKVSLVLSVALFFVWMIAVAFLYLVLGGMGVWSKLNSNVGDLLTSGGGSGGELVSASTIFGGATLIGLVNIVLLTAMATAAAFIYNLTTDLVGGVEVTLADRD; encoded by the coding sequence GTGAGTTCCCCGAACGAGCCGGGATACACCCGTACCGGTGACGGACCCACGAGCAATAGTGGGCCGGCCACCGGATCGGGTGGCGGCGCCCATGCGGCCGACCACGGCGGTGAGGCACCGCCGTGGCAGCGGGCCCGCACCGGAGCACCGGTGGACGGCCCCGCGGCGGTCGGCCACAGCCTGGATGACCGGCTGAACCGGTTCGTCAGCGGGTCTGGCGGTTCGTCTTCGGAGGCGGAGACGACCATCACGCCGGCGATCACTCCGGATACCCCGCCCCCGGTACCGGCCGTGCCTGGAACGGGCAACGTGCCGCCGAAGCCGGTCCGCACGGCCGAGACCGTCCGGACGGAGACGCGGCCCGACGCCGCGTACGCGAGCGAGATCCCGGACCTGTCCCGTCAGCCGCAGCGCCGGGCGGGCGAACCGCGGGAGCCCCGTAGCACCGTCGCCACCGTCTCCCCGGCGCCGACTCGTTCGGCGGCGCCCCGCAGCCGCGCGGGTGCCCGTCAGGACGGCCCGGTGCGCGCCAGCATGCAGGTGCGCCGCGTCGACCCGTGGAGCGTGTTGAAGGTCTCGTTGGTGCTGTCGGTGGCGCTGTTCTTCGTCTGGATGATCGCGGTCGCGTTCCTCTACCTCGTCCTCGGTGGCATGGGTGTGTGGAGCAAGCTCAACAGCAACGTCGGCGATCTGCTCACCAGTGGTGGCGGCAGTGGCGGTGAATTGGTTTCTGCCAGTACGATTTTCGGTGGCGCGACCCTCATCGGCTTGGTGAACATCGTGCTGTTGACGGCGATGGCCACCGCGGCGGCGTTCATCTACAACCTGACGACCGATCTGGTCGGTGGCGTTGAGGTGACGCTCGCTGATCGCGACTAG